A segment of the candidate division WOR-3 bacterium genome:
TCTGTTTTTTTTAATTAAAAAGCGGGAAATGGCTTTTACCTGGTCTTTTTTCTTTTTTTTCTTGTTTGCCGCCTCTTCTTTGGGTGCTGTGATTCATGGAATTGCAGTGACAGAGAATTTTGTATTAATGGCGAAATTCGCAATAAGCCTTTTAATTACTACCTCCATCACTTTGTTTGTTTTTTTGTCGCTTTACTATTTAATAAAGAGAACTTGTAAATTCAACCCTGTATTTTTTGCGTTTTTAATCTCGCTTCCAGCAGTCCTTGTGTCTTTTTTTCAAGGCAAGGGCGATATAATTATAAAAATTTACCAATTCGCATCTCTGATGTTCTCAGGATCTGTATTCTTGTTTGTTTTTTTTAAAGATAAAAATTTGGGAGCGACTCCAATGGTTATCGGCGTTTTTATGACGATTGTGTCTGCGGCTATACAGTTTATTGGAAGCTTGTCATTTCGTTTTTTTTGGACGTTCGATCACAACGGGATTTTTCATTTGATTCAGTTAGCAGGGTTGGTTTTTGTTTTCGCCGGAGCGGAATATCTGGAAGAGGTAAACCCATTAAAAAATGCAGAATAAAATGTTATTATTTTTTTCAAAAGGCAAAATTTACGATTGTTGATAACTAAATATGTTTTTGACTTTATATACTCAACTGTTTAGGTGATATAGAGACACGCAAAAAAATGATCTTTATAAACATACGTATTTTAGCAGCATATAGCTGTCAACTTAAATTTATGAAACAATCGCTTATTGACCGCATATCAACTTTTTTGTGTTGATAAAATTGTGGAAAACTCATGTTTTATTATTGACCCTTTGAATATTTGAGTTATCTTTATTTGATATGAAAATAGGTTATCCCTGCATAAATAATGGAATGAAATGCTCTTCCGGCTCGACTTTCCGTATAAGAAACTATTCAAAAGAGATTCTCTTGTCGAAAATTTCGTCGAACCTTTCCTGTCTGGAAAAGACACTGAGTTTCAACGCTGAAAATGGACTGCTTTTTTTCAGGATAAACTCGGGTTTGATTCCTTTTGGTTCACATCCGGTGATGGATTTTGACTGGAAAGTGCATTTTAAAACCCGTTTTAAGGCTATAGGAGATTTCATAAAGAAAAACCAAATGAGAATTTCAATGCACCCCGACCAGTTCACCCTTATAAACGCAAAAGACCCAGAAATAGTCAAAAAGAGTTTCAAAGAGCTCCAATACCACAGTGACATACTCGATTCCATGGAACTGGATTATACCGCGAAAATTCAAATCCACGTCGGGGGTGTTTATGGAGAGAAACAAAAATCTTTGTCGCGATTTGTGGAAAATTACCAAAAACCTCCCGAAAGTGTCAGAAAAAGGCTTGTAGTTGAAAATGACGACAGGCTGTATTCATTGCAAGATTGCCAATGGATAAATGAAAAAACCGGTGTACCAGTTCTTTTTGACACATTCCACCATGAGTGCTTGAATATGGGAGAAGGTTTGGAAAAGGCTCTTGAAAATTCAGCTATAACATGGGGTATTGAGGATGGGACACCAATGGTGGATTACAGCTCGCAAAAAAAAGGCGCGAGGAAAGGGTCGCACGCCGAGAGTTTGGACAGAGCTCATTTTTTGAAATTTCTTGAAAGCTCA
Coding sequences within it:
- the uvsE gene encoding UV DNA damage repair endonuclease UvsE — protein: MKIGYPCINNGMKCSSGSTFRIRNYSKEILLSKISSNLSCLEKTLSFNAENGLLFFRINSGLIPFGSHPVMDFDWKVHFKTRFKAIGDFIKKNQMRISMHPDQFTLINAKDPEIVKKSFKELQYHSDILDSMELDYTAKIQIHVGGVYGEKQKSLSRFVENYQKPPESVRKRLVVENDDRLYSLQDCQWINEKTGVPVLFDTFHHECLNMGEGLEKALENSAITWGIEDGTPMVDYSSQKKGARKGSHAESLDRAHFLKFLESSKGFDFDLMLEIKDKEKSALKALKLAKEKRRA